Within the Candidatus Ruthia endofausta genome, the region ATTTATAAAAACATTTAATTAATCGGGCTTTTTATGGAGACTGGGACCGGAGTCGAACCGGTCTGTAAGGCTTTGCAGGCCCCTGCATAACCACTTTGCTACCCAGTCATGTTTAACACACTTGCAAAAGCGATAATAAAAAGACCTGATGTTGTTCTTTTTTTGGAAAAAACAGGTCTTTGAATTTGGAGCGGGAAACGAGATTCGAACTCGCGACATTCACGTTGGCAACGTGATGCTCTACCAGCTGAGCTATTCCCGCATAGGTGATAAATTATAGTGTTTTTTAGATAATAGTCAAGTCAGATTTGGCATTAATTATTAAAAGTTTTGCGCCCTTCTTTTAGATAGATAAACCCAGACCATAAGGTTAAAAAAGTTGCTATTAATAATAAAACAACACCGATTTCAAAACTTGGCAGTCCAAAGAAAGGTTGCTGGTATAATAAAAACAAAATGGCAAATATTTGTACAAAGGTTTTCACTTTACCCATCCAAGAAACATTGACATTTGATCTTTGTCCAATAGTCCCCATCCATTCTCTAAGTGCTGAGACTAAAATTTCACGCGAAATAATAATAAGCGCACAAACGCTAATATACCAATGTGTATCAGTCGGGTAGAAGTCTACCAAGAGGATGAGCGCAGTGGAAACCATGAGTTTATCCGCAACAGGATCTAAAAAAGCACCAAGTTGAGAGGTCATATCAAGCTTTCTTGCTAGGTAGCCATCAAAATAATCGGTGGCACTAATAAGTGCA harbors:
- the pgsA gene encoding CDP-diacylglycerol--glycerol-3-phosphate 3-phosphatidyltransferase — protein: MTTIPNILTLSRIFLIPVFVSLYYFQPAYSIMPAFTWINLLLTGTYALISATDYFDGYLARKLDMTSQLGAFLDPVADKLMVSTALILLVDFYPTDTHWYISVCALIIISREILVSALREWMGTIGQRSNVNVSWMGKVKTFVQIFAILFLLYQQPFFGLPSFEIGVVLLLIATFLTLWSGFIYLKEGRKTFNN